From a region of the Phaseolus vulgaris cultivar G19833 chromosome 6, P. vulgaris v2.0, whole genome shotgun sequence genome:
- the LOC137833546 gene encoding 14 kDa proline-rich protein DC2.15-like, with amino-acid sequence MASKGTVALVLCLTMLSYTMVSSTYIPVIPDPSVPYQKGTCPIDAVKLGVCAKVLNLVNVKVGSPPTLPCCTLIKDLVDLEVAACLCTAIKANVLGINLNLPLSLSLLLNNCGRESSNIGFQCP; translated from the coding sequence ATGGCTTCCAAGGGCACTGTTGCCCTAGTCCTTTGTCTCACCATGCTTTCCTACACCATGGTGAGCTCAACCTACATCCCTGTAATCCCAGACCCATCAGTGCCCTACCAAAAGGGTACATGTCCTATAGATGCAGTTAAGTTGGGGGTGTGTGCTAAAGTGTTGAACTTGGTCAATGTTAAAGTGGGGTCACCACCAACCCTTCCATGCTGCACCCTCATCAAGGATCTGGTTGATCTTGAAGTTGCTGCTTGCCTTTGCACTGCCATCAAAGCTAACGTCCTTGGCATCAACCTTAACCTCCCACTTTCCTTGAGTCTACTTCTCAACAACTGTGGAAGGGAAAGCTCCAACATTGGTTTCCAGTGTCCCTAA
- the LOC137833544 gene encoding 14 kDa proline-rich protein DC2.15-like gives MGSKSVSSIALMLSLNLLFFSLVSCNTLTPATPAPPKCPNLQVCADIFLHPFLPHHNCCPLISGLVDLDAAVCLCDVLKLNLGGISLNLDILVNILLNTCERTPTTYHCK, from the coding sequence ATGGGTTCCAAGAGTGTTTCATCCATTGCCCTTATGCTGTCTCTCAACCTCCTCTTCTTTTCCCTGGTCAGCTGCAACACCCTAACCCCTGCCACTCCAGCACCACCTAAGTGCCCGAACTTGCAAGTTTGCGCCGACATCTTTCTGCACCCTTTTCTACCTCACCATAACTGCTGCCCCCTCATCAGTGGTCTTGTTGACCTTGACGCCGCCGTGTGCCTCTGCGACGTTCTGAAGCTCAACCTCGGTGGAATAAGCCTCAACCTAGACATTCTCGTCAACATTCTATTAAACACCTGTGAACGCACACCCACCACTTACCATTGCAAATAA
- the LOC137833545 gene encoding uncharacterized protein encodes MVKREDSISGKVAFPLAHTHLATSVGGRAMTEEQQTLFTPGIGSILLKKGVQTLKVRQVDGGGGGGRGVTGGGGGETSGGGGDLTGGGGGGGGGETSGGGGEGETGGKIGGGNNGGEIGGNEGGDNGGEARGGNNGGEIGGNDGGELGGDNGGDSTGGNNGGEIGGKDGGESGGDNGGDSTGGNNGGEIGGNDGGESGGDNGGDSKGGNNGGEIGGKDGGESGGDNGGDSTGGNNGGEIGGKDGGESGGDNGGDSTGGNNGGEIGGKDGGESGGDNGGDSTGGNNGGEIGGKDGGESGGDNGGDSKGGNNGGEIGGKDGGESGGDNGGDSTGGNNGGESGGDNGGDSTGGNNGGESGGDNGGDSTGGNNGGEIGGKDGGESGGDNGGDSTGGNNGGEIGGNDGGESGGDNGGDSTGGNNGGEIGGNDGGESGGDNGGDSTGGNNGGEIGGKDGGESGGDNGGDSIGGNNGGEIGGKDGGESGGDNGGDSTGGNNGGEIGGKDGGESGGDNGGDSIGGNNGGEIGGKDGGESGGVNGGDSTGGNNGGDSTGGSNGGEIGGKVGGDSIGGNNGGEIGGNDGGESGGDNGGDSKGGNNGGKIGGKDGGKSIGGNNGGEIGGENNGGE; translated from the exons ATGGTTAAAAGAGAAGATAGTATTTCAGGAAAGGTGGCCTTCCCATTGGCGCACACGCACCTAGCGACTTCAGTAGGAGGACGAGCAATGACAGAGGAGCAACAAACTCTGTTTACCCCAGGTATCGGAAGTATATTACTTAAAAAGGGTGTGCAAACACTAAAAGTTAGACAAGTTGATGGTGGTGGAGGGGGAGGACGTGGTGTTACAGGTGGTGGCGGAGGTGAGACAAGTGGAGGTGGTGGTGACTTAACAGGTGGTGGAGGAGGTGGAGGCGGAGGGGAAACAAGTGGGGGTGGTGGCGAAGGTGAAACAGGTGGTAAGATAGGAG GTGGCAAcaatggtggtgaaataggaggTAATGAAGGTGGTGATAATGGTGGTGAGGCTCGAGGTGGCAAcaatggtggtgaaataggaggGAATGATGGTGGTGAATTAGGAGGTGATAATGGTGGTGACTCTACAGGTGGCAAcaatggtggtgaaataggaggGAAGGATGGTGGTGAATCAGGAGGTGATAATGGTGGTGACTCTACAGGTGGGAAcaatggtggtgaaataggaggGAATGATGGTGGTGAGTCAGGAGGTGATAATGGTGGTGACTCTAAAGGTGGGAAcaatggtggtgaaataggaggGAAAGATGGTGGTGAGTCAGGAGGTGATAATGGTGGTGACTCTACAGGTGGCAAcaatggtggtgaaataggaggGAAGGATGGTGGTGAGTCAGGAGGTGATAATGGTGGTGACTCTACAGGTGGGAAcaatggtggtgaaataggaggGAAGGATGGTGGTGAGTCAGGAGGTGATAATGGTGGTGACTCTACAGGTGGGAAcaatggtggtgaaataggaggGAAGGATGGTGGTGAGTCAGGAGGTGATAATGGTGGTGACTCTAAAGGTGGGAAcaatggtggtgaaataggaggGAAGGATGGTGGTGAGTCAGGAGGTGATAATGGTGGTGACTCTACAGGTGGGAACAATGGTGGTGAGTCAGGAGGTGATAATGGTGGTGACTCTACAGGTGGGAACAATGGTGGTGAGTCAGGAGGTGATAATGGTGGTGACTCTACAGGTGGGAAcaatggtggtgaaataggaggGAAGGATGGTGGTGAGTCAGGAGGTGATAATGGTGGTGACTCTACAG GTGGCAAcaatggtggtgaaataggaggGAATGATGGTGGTGAGTCAGGAGGCGATAATGGTGGTGACTCTACAGGTGGGAAcaatggtggtgaaataggaggGAATGATGGTGGTGAGTCAGGAGGCGATAATGGTGGTGACTCTACAGGTGGGAAcaatggtggtgaaataggaggGAAGGATGGTGGTGAGTCAGGAGGCGATAATGGTGGTGACTCTATAGGTGGGAAcaatggtggtgaaataggaggGAAGGATGGTGGTGAGTCAGGAGGTGATAATGGTGGTGACTCTACAGGTGGCAAcaatggtggtgaaataggaggGAAGGATGGTGGTGAGTCAGGAGGCGATAATGGTGGTGACTCTATAGGTGGGAAcaatggtggtgaaataggaggGAAGGATGGTGGTGAGTCAGGAGGTGTTAATGGTGGTGACTCTACAGGTGGGAACAATGGTGGTGATTCTACAGGTGGCAgcaatggtggtgaaataggaggGAAGGTTGGTGGTGACTCTATAGGTGGGAAcaatggtggtgaaataggaggGAATGATGGTGGTGAGTCAGGAGGTGATAATGGTGGTGACTCTAAAGGAGGCAATAATGGTGGTAAAATAGGAGGGAAAGATGGTGGTAAATCTATAGGTGGCAAcaatggtggtgaaataggaggTGAGAACAATGGTGGTGAGTGA